Genomic DNA from Oreochromis aureus strain Israel breed Guangdong linkage group 13, ZZ_aureus, whole genome shotgun sequence:
AAGAAGCTCAGCTGATTTGATCAGTCACACAGGTGCTGCTGATGAAATCAACCTGACCTGCGCTGCCGTTATTGTGAACAAGCTGATGTTAATGTTATTAGTTTCACCTGTGTTTGCCTGCTATGGAGAAGAGGAAAAAGGTCAAACCGCTTCTTGAGTCAGCCAAGAATGCAAATACTGTGATGTCACCATGGCCATCAAGACTGCAGATTTTAGTACGTTTATTCAGAAATTATTAGACAATAGTGTGTACAGGGAAACTCTTTAAGCAAGTGTCTTTCTGGTAATCAGAGACCATACTGAACCTAATGGGGAAGCATTTGCAGGAAGTTGGCTTCACTAATGTTATTGCTTATAGTTGACTTGGCCTGAATCTGGCCCCTCTGGATGAAGACCAGGCTTTTGCCTTTAAACAAATTAGGCTGCACCCATATTCGCCATCTCTTTGAAAGGTAGCAGAAACTTGATGTGTCCCGTTTCAGGAACCCGGATCATCTACGACCGCAAGTTCCTCCTGGATCGGCGCAATTCTCCTATTGCCCAGACTCCACCGGCTCACCTGCCTGTCATCCCTGGCGTGACCAGCCTAAATGTCCTGACTGAGAACCAGAAGAATGAAGCCAACAACCACGTCAACAACCACGGTGGCAAGCCTACAACTGGTAAAAGATAGTAGCCTATTCATTATTCACTGTTCCACATATTGATTAATTAATCTGCTTCTTCTAGACACATCTTAATACCTACTTGTCCTGTTCgctttttttgtgctttcaaGGTGATGATGCTCAGTTCGAAATGGACATCTAACCGACTGGAACCACACCAGCAAAAGGAAATAACCTGGCAACACGTGTGCCAGTGGCTTGGCTTGTAGAAACCAATGTCGTGAGCCCTCATGGCAGCCATCTTCTTTAGCTCTTTGTCTCACTGCTGGATGTATTGTGTGTAAACCATGGGGATTCAGTCTATCATA
This window encodes:
- the eif4ebp2 gene encoding eukaryotic translation initiation factor 4E-binding protein 2, with protein sequence MSTSRQLSESRAIPTKTVLINDTTQLPHDYCTTPGGTLFSTTPGGTRIIYDRKFLLDRRNSPIAQTPPAHLPVIPGVTSLNVLTENQKNEANNHVNNHGGKPTTGDDAQFEMDI